CAGGTGGAAGGTTTTATTTTATGCATTGAAAGGATTTCTTTCCCCCTCTGTAAGTCTTCGCAAGTGGAGGTTTTGTTTTATGCATTGAAAGGATTTCTTTCCCCCTCTGTAAGCCCTCGCAGGTGGAGGTTTTGTTTTTATGCATTGAAAGGATTTCTTTCCCCCTCTGTAAGCCCTCGCAGGTGGAGGTTTTGTTTTTATGCATTGAAAGGATTTCTTCCCCCCTCTGTAAGTCTTCGCAAGTGGAGGTTTCTATTTTACATATTGAAACAATTCCACCTCCCCATAAGTCAGTTTTCGCAACCTGCCGCTATAAGGTGCGGATACAATTGTAATAGAATATTCGATCGTTTCCCATTGATAATCATCAGTATCTTTCTTCCTAATAGCCTTATCACCGATCCGTTCCCAGGAAAACTTGTCCTGGTGAGTCAGTGTTTGTTTATCCCAGGAATAATAAGTGCCACTCCCATCGGCTTTAAATTCATAAGCCCATCCCCAAATGCCATGTAAACCACTCCCATCGTCCAGGTCATTTTCCCAGGTACCAAGAATCTCATCTACCATATATATAAATTTAAATCATACAATCAAGTTACTATAAATCCTCCCTAATTATTCTTATTTTAATAGCAGCAAGGAAGTATTACCAGAACAACCCATATATCAACCAAAATGTCAATTTCCAGAAGGGAGTTCCTCACCAGAACAGGAACAATGGCTGCCGCCTATCCGGCCATGCTGGCTTTAGGGATGTTACAGGAAGCGCCTGCGCATGCCTTTTCGCTCAATGGCAGTGGCAAGGGCAAACACATTATCATTCTAGGCGCCGGTCTTGCAGGAATGGCAGCGGCTTATGAACTATTAAAACTCGGCTATCAATGCACCATTCTTGAAGCCCGTCAGCGGTCAGGAGGGCGTGTATGGAGTATCCGAAAGGGAGCGACCCATACTGAAACCGATCTTCCTGTACAAACGGCTACATTCGACGAAGGGCTTTATTTCAATGCGGGGCCATCGCGTATCCCGCATCACCATGCATTGACATTACATTACTGTAGAGAGTTGCAGGTGCCGATCCAGGTGTATAACAACATCAACGAAGCGGCCTATTTCTTCGCCGAAGGCAAAGGGGCGCTTTCCAACAGGAAGATCCGGGTCCGGGAAATTCACAACGACCTCCGGGGGTATACTGCAGAACTACTTGCCAAAGCGATAGATCAGCACAAACTCGACACAGGTCTTACAACTGAAGATACCCAGAAAATATTGGAATACCTAAGGGCAGAAGGAGGGCTGGACATCGATAAACTATACAAAGCCTCCGACAGAAGAGGGTACATCGAAGGACCCGGTGCTGGCGAACTTCCCGGCAAAATCGCACCAGCACATAGTCTGGCGGATATTATCAATTCCGGTCTTGCTGATCCTGACTTCTACAATGTATCTGAATATGTATATGAACTACAGATGACCATGTTCCAGGCGATTGGCGGCAATGACCAGATTCCAAAAGCCTTTGAGAAGAAGGTAGGACAATGTATACATTTTGGTTGCGAAGTAACGGGAATTCACAACCAGGCAGAAGGTGTGAAGATTAGTTATAAAGATGCGAAAGGCGCCAAAGAAATCGTTGCCGACTATTGTATTTGTACGATTCCCACACCAGTGCTGAGTAATATAGATAACAACTTCTCTTCTGATGTGAGTCGTGCGATAGATTACATTCCTTATATGATCACGGGCAAGATAGGGATGCAGTTTAAAAGAAGATTCTGGGAAGAAGATGAACACATCTACGGAGGTATTACACATACGAACAATGAACTCACCCAGATCTTTTATCCCTCTTATGATTATCTATCGAAAAAAGGCATACTGCTAGGATATTACAACTTTAATGAAAAAGCCAGACAGACAGGGAGTCTGTCGCACCAGCAAAGGGAAAAATTAGCGATGGATAAGGGAAGGTTGATACATCCGCAATATGATAAAGAATTTGAAAGTTCATTTTCAGTGAGCTGGCATAAGACGCCTTATAGCATGGGCGGATGGGCCTTGTATAATAGCGCTACCAGACAATCACATTATAAAAGCCTGTTGCAGGCGGATAAGCGGGTATACTTTGCAGGCGAACATACTACTTATCTGAATGCATGGATGGCAGGAGCGTTAGAATCTGCAAGAAGGACAGTGACGGATTTACATGCGAGAGTATCAGAACAACGGATCTCTTATCCTATTACAACCAACATCTAAAAACTTATGATGATGCGTACCACCAACAAATCAATTAACAGGCGGGATTGGTTAAAGGCCACCGCGCTATTTACCGGAGGATTGACAATGTTGCCACCTGTGTTGCAGGGGTTGCAGGCGGCGCCTCCAGCGGAGGCTGCTGTTACAACTTTAGAACCGCCTGTTTCAGCTTTAGGTCATTCCGGGTTAACTGCCACCTCATTGACCGGTTTCTCTGCAGAAACAGCCTCTCCTCTTACGGGCTTACATGCCGATGCTGCTATTGAGCCCCGCATTCCCGGCATACTCAAAGCCCGCTTATTTGCCAATGAAAACCCATTCGGCCCCTCGGCAGTTGCTAAAAAAGCAATGATGGACAGTATGGACAATGGCTATCAATATCCATTCATGCTACTCAAAGACCTGGAAGCAAAAATTTGCGCCTATGAAGGTCTCGATGCGAAAATGCTCATGACAAGTGCGGGTTCTTCTCCTTTATTATTAGGTACCGCTATTACATTATTAAGTAATGGTGGAAATGTCGTGAGTGCAGACCCTACTTACGATGACTTACCTACCCGTTGCGAAAAAATAAAAGCCACCTGGATCAAAGTGCCGTTAAAAGCAGATTACACCCATGACCTGGATGCAATGGAAAAGGCGATAAATAAAGACACAAAACTCGTTTACATCTGCAATCCCAACAACCCTACGGGCACTATTGTAGACGTAGCAAAATTAAAAGACTTCTGCGAGCGGGTATCAAAAAAAGTCCCCGTCTTTGTTGATGAGGCCTACATTGATTACCTCCCTGATCCAGCCGCTACTACACTCATAGAAAGTGTAAAGAAAGGGCAGAATCTCATTATCGCGCGCACCTTTTCAAAAGTATATGGGCTGGCCGGACTTCGTATTGGTTACGTCATTGCCCAACCAGCTATGATCGATCTGTTAGGCCATTATTCCGCTGCCGGTGGATATGCATTGTCATTACCAGCTATAACTGCTGCATTGGCAAGTTATAATGACAAGCCTTATATAGATGATGTGAAAAAGAAAATGGAAGCCAGTAAAAGCTTCTTGTATGAAACACTGAAAAAAGAGGGTTATACATATATTCCTTCACATACCAATTTCGTCATGTTCCCATTAAAAATGGAAGGCCAGCGTTTTGTAGAAGAAATGGGTAAACGGGGTGTAGGGCTGCGCAACTGGAAACTAAATAACGAGGATTGGTGCAGGATCAGCATTGGCCGTCTGGATGAAATGCAGGCATTTGCAGCTGCTTTTAAAGAATTATCTTAAATAGAATTATGCGCACACTACTATTATTATATTTTTGTTTTGGTTGGATATACACAGCATTCGCACAATCAAGACCCATTCGCACGGACGAATACGACAAAGCAAAGACATTTACAGTAAAAGACCTGGATAACGATACGTATGTAAAGTTCAACAACGCGTACGTACTGGATCGTTATGAAATGCGCAAGCCATATATCATCACGGGAGATGATGGATTGAAGAAGCGCATCGACCTTTATCGCTTAGTCGCCAAAGACAGTATGATGGATATTGGGACTGTTATTTTCTACACAAATGAGAAAGGCACTTTGTACACAGCGGTATTGCCTTTGTTCAACAGTAATCCTGAAATCTGGAATAAGTACTTTGAAGATATTCATGCGATAGACAAAGTAGAGAAAAACTATGTGTTAAAATTATCCTACGTGCTCTCACGCGAGTTTAGTTTCCAGTTATATAAATCCATGAATGGGGGGAAAGATGTAAAAGCAGAAGGCGCGACCTATGGCACCGACATTTGTTTTCCAGGAGATGAACAGGTGACACTGGCCGATGGTTCGCAGAAGACACTGAAGAACATTCTCCCCGGGGATAAAATCATTAGTCTCGATGCGGTGACACATACGACCAGTATTATGAAAGTAAAAGAACTGGTGGTACATCAACCTGCGAATTATGCAATTACGCAATTACTGGCGGTACATATAGTAGCGAATGATACACAGGATGCACATGTAGTGAGTATTTCCGGGAAAATATTACAGGCAACACCAAATCATCCCATACAAACATCAGCAGGGAAGAAGAAGATGGGAGAGGTGAGTGATGGAGAAGAGTTGTTGTGTATAGATGAGCAAAGTAAACAGGTACTCACTTATGTAGTGGTAAATAAAACAGAAAAAGCGAATGGTACGCAGCCTGTATATAATATCGTAGCAGAAGGAGAGGGAACGTTTATTATGAACAACATGATGGTTTTGCAGAAATAAATATTAGTCGATATACCTTATAAAAAAAGCGTTACTCACGTGCAGTGAGTAACGCTTTTTTTATAAATAACAATCGTATTATCATTTAAAAAACCACATTATAAAGTGAGAAAAATTTTGAATTAATTGCGTGATTTTTCAACCTATATTCGTTAGCTTTAGATAGACAATTCCATTGTAGAAAAACCAAAATCCACAACATGTCAACCTCATTTTACAATTTTGATCATTACATAGAAGCAAATGAAAAACGGGATACAGCAATAAGAACCGAATATGATAAAACGATTAGTCGGGTATCAAATATTTTAATTATTTATACAGGCATATCTGCATTTCTGGTTTCAATATGCAAAGATTTTTTTTCCTTCCCATTTAATATCTGGTATTTTACAGCATTGATGTTATTTGGGATTCTTTTCCTGATATCATTTGTGTATGCGATTCGATTTTTATTTCCAATCGTCATTCCATTTCTCAGGGCACCCAAAAAGTACTTCGGAGAATTGCGATCAGAACTGGAAGCTACCCTTTCTAATGAGTCTGAGCTTACAGATGATATAAAAGAGCGGATAAATCAACAGATAAAAAACTCGTATTTAGAGGAATTAAAAGGCTCCATTGATTTCAATAGTGAAGTTGTTACACGCAAACAAGGATATTACAACAAAGCATTAAAACATGCAATATTTTGCATATTCCCATTCATCATATGCGTCATATTCTATTTAAGTCATAAATAAAAAACAATAAAATGAATGAAGTAAAGATTTCAAAACTTAAACCGAACTCAAATCCTGAACCTAATACAGGAACCATGTTCTTTGGTATTCCTGAAGACCAGCAGGTTAAGGTAGAACTTGGGTTTATTAATTTCTGGACTGGTAAAATCACTCCGGGAAAGTTCATATTACCAAATGGGAAAGAAATATTAGTTTACCCATATTAAAAGGAGCGCATTTGCTTTCGGGCAAATGCGCTCTTCTATAACCTAAACTATTTTATACACTTTTTATCAATCAAAACATTACTCCCCTCTCTTCTCAATCCCCCCATCTATTTTTGCAACAGCGTATCCACCTCCGGTACCACCCCCTGGCTATCCACCATCAAATCATTATACTCAATCCTACTCGTCTCCGACAAATCCCTACTCACATCGCCCTCTTTCATCCCCTTCACAAATTCCCCTTTCTGTATAATACATATTGCCCCATACACATTATTCATACTCAACTGTACCCACACTTCTGCACCTCTATTCCTCAACACATACGTATTCAACTCAATCCCTCCAAATCCCACAGTAAAGCCTCTTTCCTTATCATAAATCTCCGCATCACCCACTCTCTCCATCTCTGCCTTCGTCGGTATATCCGTACTCACCTTCACGCCTCCCACACTCGCTATCATCTTATCATAACTCTTCTCCACCTTCGAAATACTAAACATGGCCGGTCTACTTTCCTCCCTCACCAACTCCGCCTTAAACGTCTTCCCTTCCACCGGCATCAACTTCCCATCAGCGAGAAAATATTCCTCACCACTATACTTCCACTTCACATTCCTATACTGATACCCTTTCGGCGCTGGGAAAAAAGGGAAATCTCCCAAATCTAAATTCGTCTTTGGTACCTTGCTCATATTAAATGCAGCACGTGCAACAGCAGGATAAGTCTCTGCAGTATCTGCAGCTACCATGGTATCTGTAATTGTGCTATCATTATGGACAATAGGTTGTTTATGCGGTTGGCAGGCTGGAAGTATATACAATATAGGGATTAGAGCATAGATATACCGTTTCATAGAATGCATATATTTGGCTGACATTAAACAACAATCATGCTAATAAAAGTTGGCTAGCTAGGAAGACAAATATAATACCCTCATATTCAATATACAAGAGGCCAGCCAAAAAGATTCGGCTGACCTCCTGATTTTTCGGGATTTTCCATAATCCGGAACGATATTCCATCACCTCTCCACACTCGCGGGACACTAGAAATAAAGTCATTTACGGCATTCATTCCCCATCACACCACCACACTAGCCGGCGCCAGCTCATACCCTTCAAACGTAATCGACACAGCAGCCCTTCCCGCACACAACGATCTCAACGTATCCACATACCCAAACAACTCTGCCAACGGTACATCTGCAGTAATCACCTGCGCATTCCCTCTCATTTCCATATTCCTTATCATACCGCGCCTTCTATTCATATCCCCCGTCACCACACCTGTATACTCCTCAGGCGTAGTCACCTCCACACTCATCACTGGCTCCAACAACCTTGGCCTGGCCTGCGCCGCCACACGCTTAAAACCAATAATCGCAGCATGTTCAAAATCCAATGCATGAGAATCATTATCATGAATCACACCATCCAACAACCGCACTCTCATAGACTGCATTGGATACCCAGCTAATACACCCGTCTTCATCGACTCTTCAAAACCTTTCTGCACAGCAGGAATATATTCTCTGGGAATCGCACCACCCTTAATCTCATTCACAAACTCCAATCCAGCCAACCCATCTTCACGAGGTCCTAGTTCAAACTGGATCACCGCAAAACTACCACTACCACCATTCTGCTTCTTATACACTTCCTTGTGGATAACTGAAGATGTAAACACCTCCTTATAAGCAATCTGCGGTTGACCTTTACTCACTTCTAACTGGTAATTCGTCGCTATCTTTTCAAGGACCACTTCCAGGTGCAACTCACCCATACCTTTCAGGATCGTCTGTCCGGAAGCCGCATCCACACTCACCTGCAATGTAGGATCTTCATCCACCAATCTTGCCAGCACTTCACCCAACCTGTTCGCATCTTTCGCCTGTTTCGCTTCCACCGCATAACCAATCATTGGCTCAGGAAAATGAATGCTTTCCAAAGAAACAGGATGTGCAGGATCAGACAGCGTATCACCCGTACGCACTTCTTTCAGACCTACTACCGCCCCAATATCACCAGCACCAATTTCTTCCACAGCTTCAAACTTGTCTGACATGATACGCAGCAATCTGCTGACACGTACTTTCTTATTTGTACGACTATTCCACACCATGTCACCAGTACGCAACGCACCAGTATACACTCTCACCAAAGTCAACTTACCGGCATACTCATCTGCCATGATCTTGAATGCTAACGCCGCCAAAGGGCTTTCGATGTCCGCAGGAGAAGGCAAATAACGCACCACCGCATCCAGCAAAGGCTGTACACCTCTATTCCGATACGCCGCCGCTGCCAGCACAGGTATCAACACACGACTCAGTGTCGCCTTTCTGATAGCAGTATACAAATCCTCATTCGTTATACTAGCCGGATCATCTGTATACTTTTCAAAGATGTACTCATCAACCAATGACAACTCTTCCAGCAATGTTTGCCTTGCTTGCAAGGCAGCCTGTTGCAAAGTAGCAGGTATCTCAGTAACCACAAATTGTTTACCATCATCACCATTCCATACATATGCCTGCATAGTGACCAGATCAATCACACCAGAAAAATTATCCTCTGCACCAATTGGTATCTGCACCGGCACAGCATTCGCCTGCAACATATTTCTAATCTCCCGGACTACATGCTGGTAGTCCGCACCCTGTCTATCCATCTTATTGATGAGCACTATTCTCGGCACTCCATACTTATCCGCTTGTCTCCACACCGTTTCAGATTGTGGTTGTACACCGGACTTCGCACAGAACACCACGACACCACCATCCAACACACGCAGCGAACGTTCTACTTCCGCCGTAAAGTCAATGTGACCGGGGGTATCAATCAGATTAATCTGATGATCTTTCCAATAAGTAGTAATGGCAGCAGAAGATATCGTGATACCACGCTTTTCTTCCTGCGGATCACTATCCATGACAGTATTCCCTTCATCGACACTACCTAATTTATGCGTCAAACCCGTGTAGTACAACATACGTTCATTGACGGTAGTTTTACCAGCATCGACATGGGCCATGATTCCTATATTCCTATATTGAGATAAACGTTTCATAAAATAAATGATAAAAAAAAGCGCCTCCCGTTTGGTAACGAGAGGCGCTTGCTATGTGCAAATGCATTCCCTGTTACCGGACTAGTCTGGTAATTACGATAATCAATAATTTAATTGTCAGGAGCATCATGCTATTAAATAATATAATTGCTAAAAGATTAATTTGACTCACGGGGGAGACAAGGCTTACTTGAAAAACAATAAAAGCGATTGTGGGAGTGTGTAGTAGATAATACAACATATCCGGGTGCAAGGCTGCCTCCCCGTCTTAAATAAAGACGATACAAGTACTGGCAATTACTGCCCTTATTACTGTACGATATGAGTTATGAGTAAACATGGTGCAAATATATAAAGAATATCTATGAAAACAAAATCCACATAGGGGGCATTGATTATCAATACCCTTAATTTTGTCGTAATTTACTGTTATGACTAAGGATCGGAAATCACCACATATACTAAATACCTCTACGAATTTGTTAGGCTTTTGCCTGATCGTATTGACATCTATCAAGGTAGCGCGGTTCAACCACGTCACGGTGATTGATGATGTAACAGGTGTAGCAGCTATATTGCTGATGGCCAGCTGCCTGTTTTCCTTCCTATCCCTGCGTTCTTCCAGGCCACAGTGGAGTGAAAAACTGGAAACGGCAGCTGATTATATCTTTCTGGCCGCTCTGGTGTGCATCAGTATCACCATTGTTTTTGTATCCTTTAATTTATTGACGTAAACTAGGCTTCTTTATTGGGATACATCATTATAAAATTTGCAGCCTTAATTTGTTGACGTAAACTAGTCTTCTTTATTGGGATACACCATTATAAAATTTGCAGCCTTAATTTTTTGACGTACACTAACCTTCTTTATTGGGATACACCATTATAAAATTTGCAACCTTAATTTGTTGACGTACACTAACCTTCTTTATTGGGATACACCATTATAAAATTTGCATCCTTAATTTGTTGACGTACACTAACCTTCTTTATTGGGATACACCATTATAAAATTTGCATCCTTAATTTTTTGACGTAAACTAGTTTTCTTTATTGGGATACACCATCATAAATTTGCAGCCTTAATTGATTGAAGTAAACTAGTCTTCTTTATTGGGATACACCATTATAAAATTTGCAGCCTTAATTTTGTTGACGTAAACCAACCTTCTTTATTGGGATACACCATTATAAAATTTGCAGCCTTAATTTTGTTGACGTAAACCAACCTTCTTTATTGGGATACACCATTATAAAATTTGCAGCCTTAATTTTGTTGACGTAAACCAACCTTCTTTATTGGGATACACCATTATAAAATTTGCAGCCTTAATTTGTTGACGTAAACTAGTTTTCTTTATTAGTACCCACCTACATAAATTGGCCATCCAGTAATTTATTGCCCTAAACTACTCTTCCTTATTGGCATCCATGATTTCATCATTTT
This Chitinophaga sancti DNA region includes the following protein-coding sequences:
- a CDS encoding flavin monoamine oxidase family protein, yielding MSISRREFLTRTGTMAAAYPAMLALGMLQEAPAHAFSLNGSGKGKHIIILGAGLAGMAAAYELLKLGYQCTILEARQRSGGRVWSIRKGATHTETDLPVQTATFDEGLYFNAGPSRIPHHHALTLHYCRELQVPIQVYNNINEAAYFFAEGKGALSNRKIRVREIHNDLRGYTAELLAKAIDQHKLDTGLTTEDTQKILEYLRAEGGLDIDKLYKASDRRGYIEGPGAGELPGKIAPAHSLADIINSGLADPDFYNVSEYVYELQMTMFQAIGGNDQIPKAFEKKVGQCIHFGCEVTGIHNQAEGVKISYKDAKGAKEIVADYCICTIPTPVLSNIDNNFSSDVSRAIDYIPYMITGKIGMQFKRRFWEEDEHIYGGITHTNNELTQIFYPSYDYLSKKGILLGYYNFNEKARQTGSLSHQQREKLAMDKGRLIHPQYDKEFESSFSVSWHKTPYSMGGWALYNSATRQSHYKSLLQADKRVYFAGEHTTYLNAWMAGALESARRTVTDLHARVSEQRISYPITTNI
- a CDS encoding histidinol-phosphate transaminase translates to MMMRTTNKSINRRDWLKATALFTGGLTMLPPVLQGLQAAPPAEAAVTTLEPPVSALGHSGLTATSLTGFSAETASPLTGLHADAAIEPRIPGILKARLFANENPFGPSAVAKKAMMDSMDNGYQYPFMLLKDLEAKICAYEGLDAKMLMTSAGSSPLLLGTAITLLSNGGNVVSADPTYDDLPTRCEKIKATWIKVPLKADYTHDLDAMEKAINKDTKLVYICNPNNPTGTIVDVAKLKDFCERVSKKVPVFVDEAYIDYLPDPAATTLIESVKKGQNLIIARTFSKVYGLAGLRIGYVIAQPAMIDLLGHYSAAGGYALSLPAITAALASYNDKPYIDDVKKKMEASKSFLYETLKKEGYTYIPSHTNFVMFPLKMEGQRFVEEMGKRGVGLRNWKLNNEDWCRISIGRLDEMQAFAAAFKELS
- a CDS encoding Hint domain-containing protein, with product MRTLLLLYFCFGWIYTAFAQSRPIRTDEYDKAKTFTVKDLDNDTYVKFNNAYVLDRYEMRKPYIITGDDGLKKRIDLYRLVAKDSMMDIGTVIFYTNEKGTLYTAVLPLFNSNPEIWNKYFEDIHAIDKVEKNYVLKLSYVLSREFSFQLYKSMNGGKDVKAEGATYGTDICFPGDEQVTLADGSQKTLKNILPGDKIISLDAVTHTTSIMKVKELVVHQPANYAITQLLAVHIVANDTQDAHVVSISGKILQATPNHPIQTSAGKKKMGEVSDGEELLCIDEQSKQVLTYVVVNKTEKANGTQPVYNIVAEGEGTFIMNNMMVLQK
- the fusA gene encoding elongation factor G, which gives rise to MKRLSQYRNIGIMAHVDAGKTTVNERMLYYTGLTHKLGSVDEGNTVMDSDPQEEKRGITISSAAITTYWKDHQINLIDTPGHIDFTAEVERSLRVLDGGVVVFCAKSGVQPQSETVWRQADKYGVPRIVLINKMDRQGADYQHVVREIRNMLQANAVPVQIPIGAEDNFSGVIDLVTMQAYVWNGDDGKQFVVTEIPATLQQAALQARQTLLEELSLVDEYIFEKYTDDPASITNEDLYTAIRKATLSRVLIPVLAAAAYRNRGVQPLLDAVVRYLPSPADIESPLAALAFKIMADEYAGKLTLVRVYTGALRTGDMVWNSRTNKKVRVSRLLRIMSDKFEAVEEIGAGDIGAVVGLKEVRTGDTLSDPAHPVSLESIHFPEPMIGYAVEAKQAKDANRLGEVLARLVDEDPTLQVSVDAASGQTILKGMGELHLEVVLEKIATNYQLEVSKGQPQIAYKEVFTSSVIHKEVYKKQNGGSGSFAVIQFELGPREDGLAGLEFVNEIKGGAIPREYIPAVQKGFEESMKTGVLAGYPMQSMRVRLLDGVIHDNDSHALDFEHAAIIGFKRVAAQARPRLLEPVMSVEVTTPEEYTGVVTGDMNRRRGMIRNMEMRGNAQVITADVPLAELFGYVDTLRSLCAGRAAVSITFEGYELAPASVVV